The following are from one region of the Lycium ferocissimum isolate CSIRO_LF1 unplaced genomic scaffold, AGI_CSIRO_Lferr_CH_V1 ctg3460, whole genome shotgun sequence genome:
- the LOC132044071 gene encoding polyubiquitin-like isoform X2 has protein sequence MISLIKTKAKITIYLKVSKTVALKVKESDSIGKVKSLLHDKEGIPERLQQLFSKGIQLMDEQKLVDYGIIKNSTLHAYVDNSVPRIFLVKRPYAGGAITVYSRICDTIQDVKFRIGAKEGIKSNDFSLIHGGKFLEDDKTLAFYKIDGGSTLHMVLKPRDKLLIYVEMPKPEIVQIEVNTALTVRDIKTVIESKVSHSMDDMDLFLGKQELEDSKKLYQYDIDEDCFLQVKPRTMQILIKKWSGGSIMLDVHSHTLVENVKGMLLKKLGIPVHLQKLVFEGKFLADSRDLASYNIKKHSNVFLDFRCCNATRIQKDPLSNIKSYQQIKLCTIKGVISSATSVAHLKTLIRDELKLHVKELLLGGKLLDSLCCLGEYGITKNTELLIAC, from the coding sequence ATAACTATATACTTGAAGGTCAGTAAAACAGTCGCTTTAAAAGTTAAGGAATCAGATAGTATTGGCAAAGTCAAATCTTTATTACATGATAAGGAGGGTATACCGGAACGTCTTCAGCAGCTATTTTCAAAAGGTATTCAGCTTATGGACGAACAGAAATTAGTCGATTACGGCATTATCAAGAACTCCACCCTTCATGCTTATGTCGACAATTCAGTCCCGAGGATATTTCTAGTGAAGAGACCCTATGCTGGAGGTGCAATTACGGTTTATTCAAGGATTTGTGATACTATCCAGGATGTCAAATTTAGGATCGGGGCCAAAGAAGGAATAAAATCAAACGACTTCTCTCTTATTCATGGTGGAAAGTTTCTTGAAGATGACAAAACCTTAGCTTTTTACAAAATTGACGGTGGATCAACCCTTCACATGGTTCTCAAACCGAGAGACAAGTTGCTTATTTATGTGGAAATGCCAAAACCTGAAATTGTACAAATAGAAGTCAACACTGCCTTAACTGTTCGCGACATTAAAACAGTTATAGAGAGCAAAGTTAGCCACTCAATGGATGATATGGATCTGTTTCTGGGGAAACAGGAACTGGAAGATTCAAAGAAATTATATCAGTATGATATCGACGAAGACTGCTTCTTACAGGTGAAGCCCCGAACAATGCAGATCCTTATCAAGAAATGGAGTGGTGGAAGTATAATGCTAGACGTGCACAGCCACACCTTGGTCGAGAATGTCAAGGGCATGCTTCTAAAGAAGCTAGGAATACCGGTTCATCTGCAAAAGCTTGTGTTTGAGGGAAAATTTCTAGCTGATTCCCGGGATTTAGCTAGCTACAATATTAAAAAGCACTCAAATGTCTTTTTGGATTTTCGTTGTTGCAATGCTACACGCATCCAGAAGGACCCATTATCTAATATTAAGAGTTACCAACAGATAAAGTTATGTACCATTAAAGGTGTGATTTCCAGTGCTACCTCCGTTGCTCATTTGAAAACGTTGATCAGGGATGAACTAAAACTACATGTGAAGGAACTATTACTAGGTGGCAAGCTTTTGGACAGCTTATGTTGTCTTGGTGAGTATGGAATTACAAAGAATACAGAGTTGCTAATTGCTTGCTGA
- the LOC132044067 gene encoding polyubiquitin-like, which produces MENRTRISETEEEITIYLKVTKTVTLQVKESDSIGKVKSLLHDKEGIPECLQQLFLKGNQLMDEQKLVDYGITKNSTLNAYVDDSVPKIFLVKRPYTRTAITVYSKLSDTIQDVKYRVGAKEGIKSNEFSLIHDGKFLEEDKALGFYKIDGGSTLHMVFNPRYKLLTSVVMPKPEIVQIEVNLALNVRDVKTIIESKVGHSIDDMDLFLGKQKLEDSKKLYQYDIDEDSLLQVKHATIQIFIKKWSGGLIALNNLRRDDLVKNVKGMLVKKLGIPVYRLKLVYQGKYLDDSRDLASYDIGKDSILHSVFSF; this is translated from the exons ATGGAAAATCGCACGAGAATAAGTGAAACTGAAGAAGAG ATAACCATATACTTGAAGGTCACTAAAACAGTCACTTTACAAGTTAAGGAATCGGACAGTATTGGCAAAGTCAAATCTTTATTACATGATAAGGAAGGCATACCGGAATGTCTGCAGCAGCTATTTTTAAAAGGTAATCAGCTAATGGATGAACAGAAGCTAGTCGATTATGGCATTACCAAAAACTCCACCCTTAATGCTTATGTTGACGATTCAGTCCCGAAGATATTTTTGGTCAAGCGACCCTATACTAGAACTGCAATCACGGTTTATTCAAAGCTTTCCGATACTATCCAGGACGTCAAATATAGGGTTGGGGCCAAAGAAGGAATAAAATCCAATGAATTCTCTCTTATTCATGATGGGAAGTTTCTTGAAGAAGACAAAGCCTTAGGTTTTTACAAAATCGATGGTGGATCAACCCTTCATATGGTTTTCAATCCTAGATACAAATTGCTTACTTCTGTGGTAATGCCAAAACCTGAAATCGTACAAATAGAAGTCAACCTTGCCTTAAATGTTCGTGATGTTAAAACAATTATAGAGAGCAAAGTTGGCCACTCAATAGATGATATGGATCTGTTTCTGGGAAAACAGAAACTGGAAGATTCGAAGAAATTATATCAGTATGATATCGACGAAGACTCCTTGTTACAGGTGAAGCATGCAACAATACAGATCTTTATCAAGAAATGGAGTGGTGGACTTATAGCGCTAAATAATCTGCGGAGGGATGACTTGGTCAAGAATGTGAAGGGCATGCTTGTAAAGAAGCTAGGAATACCAGTTTATAGGCTAAAGCTTGTGTATCAGGGAAAATATTTAGATGATTCACGGGATTTAGCTAGCTACGATATCGGAAAGGACTCAATTTTGCATTCTGTATTTTCGTTTTAG
- the LOC132044071 gene encoding polyubiquitin-like isoform X1 yields the protein MENHTIKNETEEEEEITIYLKVSKTVALKVKESDSIGKVKSLLHDKEGIPERLQQLFSKGIQLMDEQKLVDYGIIKNSTLHAYVDNSVPRIFLVKRPYAGGAITVYSRICDTIQDVKFRIGAKEGIKSNDFSLIHGGKFLEDDKTLAFYKIDGGSTLHMVLKPRDKLLIYVEMPKPEIVQIEVNTALTVRDIKTVIESKVSHSMDDMDLFLGKQELEDSKKLYQYDIDEDCFLQVKPRTMQILIKKWSGGSIMLDVHSHTLVENVKGMLLKKLGIPVHLQKLVFEGKFLADSRDLASYNIKKHSNVFLDFRCCNATRIQKDPLSNIKSYQQIKLCTIKGVISSATSVAHLKTLIRDELKLHVKELLLGGKLLDSLCCLGEYGITKNTELLIAC from the coding sequence ATAACTATATACTTGAAGGTCAGTAAAACAGTCGCTTTAAAAGTTAAGGAATCAGATAGTATTGGCAAAGTCAAATCTTTATTACATGATAAGGAGGGTATACCGGAACGTCTTCAGCAGCTATTTTCAAAAGGTATTCAGCTTATGGACGAACAGAAATTAGTCGATTACGGCATTATCAAGAACTCCACCCTTCATGCTTATGTCGACAATTCAGTCCCGAGGATATTTCTAGTGAAGAGACCCTATGCTGGAGGTGCAATTACGGTTTATTCAAGGATTTGTGATACTATCCAGGATGTCAAATTTAGGATCGGGGCCAAAGAAGGAATAAAATCAAACGACTTCTCTCTTATTCATGGTGGAAAGTTTCTTGAAGATGACAAAACCTTAGCTTTTTACAAAATTGACGGTGGATCAACCCTTCACATGGTTCTCAAACCGAGAGACAAGTTGCTTATTTATGTGGAAATGCCAAAACCTGAAATTGTACAAATAGAAGTCAACACTGCCTTAACTGTTCGCGACATTAAAACAGTTATAGAGAGCAAAGTTAGCCACTCAATGGATGATATGGATCTGTTTCTGGGGAAACAGGAACTGGAAGATTCAAAGAAATTATATCAGTATGATATCGACGAAGACTGCTTCTTACAGGTGAAGCCCCGAACAATGCAGATCCTTATCAAGAAATGGAGTGGTGGAAGTATAATGCTAGACGTGCACAGCCACACCTTGGTCGAGAATGTCAAGGGCATGCTTCTAAAGAAGCTAGGAATACCGGTTCATCTGCAAAAGCTTGTGTTTGAGGGAAAATTTCTAGCTGATTCCCGGGATTTAGCTAGCTACAATATTAAAAAGCACTCAAATGTCTTTTTGGATTTTCGTTGTTGCAATGCTACACGCATCCAGAAGGACCCATTATCTAATATTAAGAGTTACCAACAGATAAAGTTATGTACCATTAAAGGTGTGATTTCCAGTGCTACCTCCGTTGCTCATTTGAAAACGTTGATCAGGGATGAACTAAAACTACATGTGAAGGAACTATTACTAGGTGGCAAGCTTTTGGACAGCTTATGTTGTCTTGGTGAGTATGGAATTACAAAGAATACAGAGTTGCTAATTGCTTGCTGA